A genome region from Tolypothrix sp. PCC 7712 includes the following:
- a CDS encoding response regulator, which yields MKTLPISRYRFFQKLQPLSLLKKITNKSVTGCLQVFSSSGSWSIYIEEGKLIYACYSEKMFESLYRHLQRLSQQISTLPKGIDQQLRAIFETGIENQAIPNPDYLAICWLVNQKYISSSQAGIIIEQLALEVLDSFLKLEEGSYEFIPESFLDDLPKFCYLNLRLLVEQCQKYRGAAPFGDKSSLYRGHLKPQFSQNPGSQFARQTPSPSLGTTPPIFPKQGSNQVAETSDNLTANLQQTDNQFHQFEPATTDQKLYTIFCIDDSPSVLNAIKSFLDEQMFSVIGVTDSLKALMEILRTKPDLILLDINMPHLDGYELCSLLRKHSQFKNTPVIMVTAKTGLIDRAKAKIVKASGYLTKPFTQGDLLKIIFQHMV from the coding sequence ATGAAGACACTTCCTATTAGTAGATACAGGTTTTTTCAAAAGCTACAGCCATTATCTCTCTTAAAAAAAATCACAAATAAATCTGTAACTGGGTGTTTGCAAGTATTCAGCTCATCAGGGTCTTGGTCAATATATATAGAAGAAGGTAAACTGATTTACGCTTGCTACTCAGAAAAAATGTTTGAGTCTCTTTACAGACACTTGCAGCGTTTAAGTCAGCAAATTTCCACTCTTCCCAAAGGAATCGATCAACAGTTACGGGCAATTTTTGAGACTGGGATCGAAAATCAAGCAATACCAAATCCAGATTATCTAGCTATTTGTTGGTTAGTCAATCAAAAATATATTAGTTCTTCGCAAGCCGGAATTATTATTGAACAATTGGCGTTAGAAGTTCTCGACTCATTTTTGAAGTTGGAAGAAGGTAGTTACGAATTTATTCCCGAAAGTTTTTTAGATGATTTGCCAAAGTTTTGTTATCTCAATTTACGCCTACTAGTTGAACAATGTCAAAAATATAGAGGAGCAGCTCCTTTTGGGGATAAATCATCACTATATAGAGGTCATCTTAAACCGCAATTTTCCCAAAATCCAGGTTCACAATTTGCACGTCAAACACCATCGCCATCTTTAGGTACAACTCCACCAATTTTCCCAAAGCAAGGTAGTAATCAAGTTGCCGAAACCTCCGATAATTTAACTGCGAACCTGCAGCAGACAGATAATCAATTTCATCAATTTGAGCCTGCGACTACAGACCAGAAACTATACACTATCTTCTGCATTGATGATAGCCCTAGCGTCTTAAATGCTATTAAAAGTTTTTTAGATGAGCAGATGTTTTCTGTCATTGGAGTTACAGATTCATTAAAAGCTTTAATGGAAATTCTTCGCACCAAACCTGACTTAATTTTATTAGACATTAACATGCCACATCTTGATGGGTATGAATTATGTTCTTTATTGCGTAAACATTCCCAATTTAAAAATACGCCTGTAATTATGGTTACAGCTAAAACAGGGTTGATTGATAGAGCTAAAGCCAAGATAGTCAAGGCTTCTGGCTATTTGACTAAACCTTTTACGCAAGGAGACTTGTTGAAAATTATCTTTCAACACATGGTGTAA